One part of the Vogesella sp. LIG4 genome encodes these proteins:
- a CDS encoding two-component system response regulator, whose protein sequence is MSDDDRAALLVVDDDRFMQDFIADSLGGLYAVRCAGSGAEALELARQQPPALMLVDVQMPDMDGYALCREVKDDWDISDTPVLFLSALDGIEDRLRGFEVGGEDFVTKPVNPRILQAKVARVLALQQERHQLKSQAQYATTTAMTAMTSMSETGLLLEVMKRFNQCGEARELAQALQESLALFGVDGPVELLLADGDNIALNSRGPASELEISVLQHMAAMDRITQYKSRLSISYPHARLVVVNLPLDDPDRCGRLRDHLAMLLEAAEARLAAISSARLASSRGDAISGTIETLTQVLSDIDHKQRQGRADALTVLNGVLMRLEQSLVGLALTERQEEALLALVREGLEDVYGSQQAEAGYQDQLSAAVNGLQLAIHGGR, encoded by the coding sequence ATGAGCGACGACGATAGGGCAGCACTGCTGGTGGTGGACGACGACCGCTTCATGCAGGATTTCATTGCCGACAGCCTGGGCGGGCTGTACGCGGTGCGCTGCGCCGGCAGTGGCGCGGAAGCGCTGGAACTGGCGCGACAGCAGCCGCCGGCGCTGATGCTGGTGGACGTGCAGATGCCGGACATGGACGGCTATGCGCTGTGCCGCGAGGTGAAGGACGACTGGGACATCAGCGACACGCCGGTGCTGTTCCTGTCGGCGCTGGACGGCATCGAAGACCGCCTGCGCGGCTTCGAGGTGGGCGGCGAGGACTTCGTCACCAAGCCGGTGAACCCGCGCATCCTGCAGGCCAAGGTCGCCCGCGTGCTGGCGCTGCAGCAGGAGCGGCATCAGCTAAAGTCGCAGGCGCAGTACGCTACCACCACCGCCATGACCGCGATGACCAGCATGAGCGAAACCGGCCTGCTGCTGGAGGTGATGAAGCGCTTCAACCAGTGCGGCGAGGCGCGCGAGCTGGCGCAGGCGCTGCAGGAATCGCTGGCGCTGTTCGGCGTGGATGGCCCGGTGGAACTGCTGCTGGCCGACGGCGACAACATTGCGCTCAACAGTCGCGGCCCGGCCAGCGAACTGGAAATCTCGGTGTTGCAGCACATGGCCGCTATGGACCGCATCACCCAGTACAAGAGCCGGCTGTCGATCAGCTACCCGCATGCACGGCTGGTGGTGGTGAACCTGCCGCTGGACGACCCGGACCGCTGCGGCCGCCTGCGCGACCACCTGGCCATGCTGCTGGAGGCGGCCGAGGCGCGACTGGCGGCGATCAGCAGCGCCCGGCTGGCCAGCAGCCGCGGCGACGCCATCAGCGGCACCATCGAAACGCTTACCCAGGTGCTGTCCGACATCGACCACAAGCAGCGCCAGGGCCGGGCCGATGCACTGACCGTGCTCAACGGCGTGCTGATGCGGCTGGAGCAATCGCTGGTGGGGCTGGCACTGACCGAGCGGCAGGAGGAGGCGCTGCTGGCACTGGTGCGTGAAGGGCTGGAGGACGTCTACGGCAGCCAGCAGGCCGAGGCCGGCTACCAGGACCAGCTCAGCGCCGCGGTGAACGGCCTGCAGCTGGCCATCCACGGCGGGCGCTAG
- a CDS encoding type 1 glutamine amidotransferase domain-containing protein, with product MKHVLFVLTSHDTLGNTGHKTGFWVEEFAAPYYLLADAGVQITLASPKGGHPPIDPKSADPDFATPATRRFDNDAALQAKLTQTLPLAGVNARDFDAVFYPGGHGPLWDLANDAYSLALIAATINAGKPLAAVCHAPAVLVRSLTADGTPLVAGKHVTGFSNSEEAAVGLSEVVPLLVEDGLKAKGALYQKGPDWAEHVVEDGLLITGQNPASSEGVARALLARLQPARHL from the coding sequence ATGAAGCATGTGCTGTTCGTGCTCACCAGCCACGACACGCTGGGCAACACCGGCCACAAGACCGGTTTCTGGGTGGAAGAATTCGCCGCCCCCTACTACCTGCTGGCCGATGCCGGCGTGCAGATCACCCTGGCCTCGCCCAAGGGCGGGCATCCGCCCATCGACCCGAAAAGCGCCGACCCGGATTTCGCCACCCCGGCCACCCGGCGCTTTGATAACGATGCCGCGCTGCAGGCCAAGCTCACGCAGACGCTGCCGCTGGCCGGCGTCAACGCCCGGGATTTCGATGCCGTGTTCTACCCCGGCGGCCACGGCCCGCTGTGGGACCTGGCCAACGATGCCTATTCGCTGGCGCTGATCGCCGCCACCATCAACGCCGGCAAGCCGCTGGCGGCGGTGTGCCATGCACCGGCAGTGCTGGTGCGCTCGCTGACCGCGGATGGCACGCCGCTGGTGGCCGGCAAGCATGTCACCGGCTTCAGCAACAGCGAGGAAGCCGCGGTGGGCCTGAGCGAGGTGGTGCCGCTGCTGGTGGAGGACGGCCTGAAGGCCAAGGGCGCGCTTTACCAGAAAGGGCCGGACTGGGCGGAGCACGTGGTGGAAGACGGCCTGCTGATCACCGGCCAGAACCCGGCATCATCGGAGGGCGTGGCGCGGGCGCTGCTCGCGCGGCTGCAGCCTGCCCGCCATCTGTAG
- a CDS encoding YncE family protein, giving the protein MESKKTLWKLAGLVAMCAALSPAAMAGEGNGYYQLQSTLKLSAAQPSWDYLTFDASRQYLFINRHEDGVSVVDVKRMEVVKPKIAGTEHAGDTALASAEGLGFTSNEDGSTTLFKLSDLSLVKRIKFGSNADGNAYDPVTHRVAFMMGDDATVLILNARDGSELGRVKVDGEKLERPVADGKGNIVFALRDKNRVIRLDMDKMMVRDEWPVACVQSNSVAIDKGNDRIFVGCRGEKPVLLVLDGKDGHQVATLPLGRGVDEVIYDAEGKQLFASNGVESNLVVYRQKDADNYEMAQSVMTRPSARTMAMDPRTKKIYLVTAEGVQDPGKKVNRAPSFFYPNFFQPDSFVLLTYGVGK; this is encoded by the coding sequence ATGGAGAGCAAGAAGACGCTGTGGAAACTCGCAGGGCTGGTAGCGATGTGTGCCGCTCTAAGCCCGGCAGCCATGGCCGGGGAGGGCAACGGCTATTACCAGTTGCAGTCAACGCTGAAACTCAGCGCGGCGCAACCGAGCTGGGACTATCTGACTTTTGATGCCAGCCGGCAGTACCTGTTCATCAACCGCCACGAAGATGGTGTCAGCGTTGTAGACGTCAAGCGCATGGAAGTGGTGAAACCGAAGATCGCCGGCACCGAGCATGCCGGCGACACTGCTCTGGCGAGTGCGGAAGGCCTGGGTTTCACCAGCAATGAGGATGGCTCCACCACCCTGTTCAAGCTGTCTGACCTTTCCCTGGTCAAACGTATCAAGTTTGGCAGCAATGCGGACGGCAATGCGTATGACCCGGTCACTCACCGCGTCGCCTTCATGATGGGCGACGATGCTACGGTGCTGATCCTGAACGCCCGCGATGGCAGCGAGCTGGGACGCGTCAAGGTGGATGGGGAAAAGCTTGAACGCCCGGTAGCAGACGGCAAGGGCAATATCGTGTTTGCACTGCGCGACAAGAACCGTGTCATCCGCCTGGATATGGACAAGATGATGGTCAGGGACGAATGGCCGGTAGCCTGCGTCCAGTCCAACAGCGTGGCCATCGATAAAGGCAATGACCGTATTTTCGTCGGCTGCCGTGGCGAAAAGCCGGTGCTGCTGGTGCTGGACGGCAAGGATGGCCATCAAGTGGCGACGCTGCCGCTGGGGCGCGGGGTCGATGAGGTGATCTACGACGCGGAGGGCAAGCAGCTGTTCGCCAGCAACGGCGTCGAGAGCAATCTGGTGGTGTACCGGCAGAAGGATGCGGACAACTACGAGATGGCGCAGTCGGTGATGACACGTCCCAGTGCACGCACCATGGCGATGGACCCCAGAACCAAGAAAATCTATCTGGTAACGGCAGAAGGCGTGCAGGATCCCGGCAAGAAGGTGAATCGTGCACCATCCTTTTTCTACCCCAACTTTTTCCAGCCGGACAGCTTTGTGCTGCTGACCTACGGGGTGGGAAAATAA
- the nemA gene encoding N-ethylmaleimide reductase codes for MQADKLLTPLHLGAITLNNRVLMAPLTRLRNTEPGDVPTQLATEYYRQRAGAGLIINEGTHISPTAKGYAGAPGIYSEEQVRAWREVTDAVHAEGGKIAIQLWHTGRISHTSLQPGGEAPLAPSAIKADSNTNIRDENGQLVRAPTSTPRALETAEIEDLIEDYRRATDNARRAGFDLVEIHGAHGYLLDQFLSPAANQRSDQYGGSVANRARIVLEVLDAVIAEWDAAHVGIRLSPLGVFNGLSETDQQEMALYLIGEIAKRNIAFLHLSEPDWAGGPKWPDEFRRAVRAAYPHPIVAAGGYSVDKAEQLIGAGLIDAVAFGRPFIANPDLPARFARGAELNPTRPESFYGGGAEGYTDYPALAD; via the coding sequence ATGCAAGCCGACAAACTGCTTACCCCGCTGCACCTTGGCGCCATTACCCTGAACAACCGCGTGCTGATGGCACCGCTGACTCGCCTGCGCAACACCGAGCCGGGCGACGTACCCACCCAGCTTGCCACCGAGTACTACCGCCAGCGCGCCGGTGCCGGCCTGATCATCAACGAAGGCACCCACATCTCCCCCACCGCCAAGGGCTACGCCGGCGCTCCCGGCATCTACAGCGAGGAGCAGGTACGCGCCTGGCGCGAGGTAACCGACGCGGTGCATGCCGAAGGCGGCAAGATCGCCATCCAGCTGTGGCACACCGGCCGCATCTCGCACACCAGCCTGCAGCCGGGCGGCGAGGCGCCGCTGGCACCGTCTGCCATCAAGGCCGACAGCAACACCAATATCCGTGACGAAAACGGCCAGCTGGTGCGCGCCCCCACTTCCACCCCGCGCGCACTGGAAACCGCCGAGATCGAAGACCTGATCGAAGACTACCGCCGCGCCACCGACAACGCGCGCCGCGCCGGCTTCGACCTGGTGGAAATCCACGGCGCCCACGGCTACCTGCTGGACCAGTTCCTGTCGCCTGCGGCCAACCAGCGCAGCGACCAGTACGGCGGCAGCGTGGCAAACCGCGCCCGCATCGTGCTGGAAGTGCTGGATGCGGTGATCGCCGAATGGGATGCCGCCCACGTGGGTATCCGCCTGTCGCCGCTGGGCGTGTTCAACGGCCTGTCCGAGACCGACCAGCAGGAAATGGCGCTGTACCTGATCGGCGAGATCGCCAAGCGCAACATCGCCTTCCTGCACCTGTCCGAGCCGGACTGGGCCGGCGGCCCGAAATGGCCGGACGAGTTCCGCCGCGCCGTGCGCGCCGCCTACCCGCACCCCATCGTGGCGGCAGGCGGCTACAGCGTGGACAAGGCGGAGCAGCTGATCGGCGCCGGGCTGATCGACGCGGTGGCCTTCGGCCGCCCCTTCATCGCCAACCCGGACCTGCCGGCCCGCTTCGCCCGCGGCGCCGAGCTGAACCCGACGCGCCCGGAAAGCTTCTACGGCGGCGGTGCCGAAGGCTACACCGACTACCCGGCGCTGGCCGACTGA
- a CDS encoding TetR/AcrR family transcriptional regulator produces MTRDRQQPDTREHILATGEELIHGRSFTALGLTELLSEAGVPKGSFYHYFKSKEDFGVAMLMRYFSSYRERVGGLLTDASVGNGRERLLCYFQQWLDNHARCEAQSCLAVKLAAEVSDLSEPMRVALDDGMLAIVQRLAACIRAGQADGSIKPQLPPDDTAYALYSLWLGAALMYKTQHSLQPLQAAMIHTRGLLQPCNAA; encoded by the coding sequence ATGACACGAGACCGACAGCAACCCGACACCCGCGAACACATCCTGGCCACCGGCGAGGAGCTGATTCACGGCCGCAGCTTTACCGCGCTGGGGCTGACCGAACTGTTGTCGGAAGCCGGCGTGCCCAAGGGCTCGTTCTATCACTACTTCAAGTCCAAGGAAGACTTCGGGGTGGCGATGCTGATGCGCTACTTCAGCAGCTACCGCGAACGCGTGGGCGGGCTGCTTACCGATGCAAGCGTGGGCAATGGCCGCGAGCGGCTGCTGTGCTACTTCCAGCAATGGCTGGACAACCACGCGCGCTGCGAGGCGCAGAGCTGCCTGGCGGTGAAGCTGGCGGCGGAGGTTTCCGACCTGTCGGAGCCGATGCGCGTGGCGCTGGACGACGGCATGCTGGCCATCGTGCAAAGGTTGGCCGCATGCATCCGCGCCGGCCAGGCCGATGGCTCCATCAAGCCGCAGCTGCCGCCGGACGATACCGCCTATGCGCTGTACAGCCTGTGGCTGGGCGCGGCGCTGATGTACAAGACCCAGCACAGCCTGCAGCCCCTGCAGGCGGCGATGATTCATACCCGGGGCCTGCTGCAGCCCTGTAATGCAGCGTAG
- a CDS encoding CbtA family protein encodes MVRSLLIRGMIAGFLASLLAFGFAKVVGEPQVDRAIAFEMQMEQAKSGAHEHDAAPELVSREVQSGIGLFIGVGVFGTAVGGLFALVFAFVYGRIGALYARATSMLMALFGFIAFVLVPFLKYPPNPPAVGDPGTIGSRTALFFTMIGLSLAALAIALFVARKLAARFGTWNATLSASAVFLGLVLLAQWLLPEVNEIPDQFSAVLLWRFRMASFGIQAVLWTGLGVLFGSLVERLLEERHSAYRIS; translated from the coding sequence ATGGTAAGGAGTCTTCTGATCCGCGGCATGATCGCGGGCTTTCTGGCGAGCCTGTTGGCGTTTGGTTTTGCCAAGGTCGTCGGTGAACCGCAGGTGGATCGTGCAATTGCCTTTGAAATGCAAATGGAGCAGGCAAAAAGCGGCGCACATGAGCATGACGCCGCACCAGAACTAGTCAGCCGCGAGGTGCAGTCCGGCATTGGCCTGTTCATTGGTGTAGGGGTATTTGGCACCGCTGTCGGTGGTCTGTTTGCGCTGGTATTCGCCTTTGTTTATGGCCGTATTGGCGCGTTGTATGCCCGTGCTACGTCAATGCTGATGGCCCTGTTCGGCTTCATCGCGTTTGTACTCGTCCCCTTCCTCAAGTACCCGCCCAATCCGCCGGCGGTGGGCGACCCTGGCACCATCGGCTCACGTACGGCGCTGTTTTTCACGATGATCGGCCTGTCGTTGGCAGCGCTGGCGATTGCGTTGTTTGTCGCTCGAAAACTCGCCGCACGCTTTGGAACCTGGAACGCCACGCTGAGCGCAAGTGCGGTGTTCTTGGGCTTGGTACTGCTGGCTCAATGGCTATTACCCGAGGTGAACGAGATTCCGGATCAGTTCTCGGCCGTGCTGTTGTGGCGCTTTCGGATGGCCTCGTTTGGTATCCAGGCAGTACTGTGGACCGGCCTGGGCGTGTTGTTCGGTAGCTTGGTAGAACGACTGCTGGAAGAGCGGCACAGCGCTTATCGTATTAGCTGA
- a CDS encoding CbtB domain-containing protein gives MHASITITPTIQPVSIPVRELLPWAIFGSMLMLLAIYFVGIEEGAAAIFNNMYVHEFAHDGRHLLGFPCH, from the coding sequence ATGCACGCAAGCATCACCATCACACCGACCATTCAACCGGTATCCATCCCTGTTCGCGAACTGCTGCCATGGGCGATTTTCGGCAGCATGCTCATGCTTTTGGCCATCTACTTCGTTGGTATTGAAGAAGGGGCTGCCGCCATCTTCAACAACATGTATGTGCACGAGTTTGCCCATGATGGGCGTCACTTGCTCGGCTTCCCTTGCCACTAA
- a CDS encoding histidine phosphatase family protein: protein MTTRITLLCLPATSALRAGRFPADEPLDLEQAESIAGLAHVFSRSDQVLCSPARCAQHTARALGLVPTIEPALREVNYGRWAGLSLKEVAVSEPLEIASWLSDPKLDSHGGESLNSAIERISQWLEHYGWAPGHTLIITHASVIKAVILHVLRAPNQAYWQLDIAPLTQTILSVHQDKWRLQSSGAPVPAGQPTRAIRP, encoded by the coding sequence ATGACGACGCGCATTACCTTGCTGTGCCTGCCGGCGACCTCGGCCCTGCGTGCCGGGCGGTTTCCGGCGGATGAGCCACTGGATCTCGAACAAGCCGAAAGCATTGCAGGCTTGGCCCATGTCTTCAGCCGCTCAGACCAGGTACTGTGCAGCCCGGCGCGCTGTGCTCAGCACACGGCCAGGGCATTGGGACTCGTGCCCACGATTGAGCCCGCTTTACGCGAAGTGAACTACGGGCGCTGGGCTGGGCTTTCACTCAAGGAGGTCGCTGTATCGGAGCCGCTTGAGATTGCCTCGTGGTTATCCGACCCGAAACTGGATTCACACGGCGGGGAGTCCTTAAACAGTGCAATCGAGCGGATCAGCCAATGGCTCGAGCACTATGGCTGGGCACCTGGACATACGCTGATCATCACCCACGCCAGTGTAATCAAAGCAGTCATCCTGCATGTGCTGCGAGCCCCCAACCAAGCCTATTGGCAACTCGATATTGCGCCGCTAACGCAAACCATCCTGTCGGTACATCAAGATAAATGGCGCTTGCAGTCGAGTGGTGCTCCTGTACCTGCCGGGCAGCCAACGCGTGCAATTCGGCCCTAG
- a CDS encoding metal-sensing transcriptional repressor — protein MSTHTSHPDIIKRLKRADGHLKSIIAMLEEGRSCLDIAQQLQAVESAVTNAKKILVHDHIEHCLEHAVREGQQSADATLREFKEITKYL, from the coding sequence ATGAGTACACATACCTCTCACCCCGACATCATCAAGCGGCTCAAGCGCGCCGATGGCCACCTCAAGAGCATCATTGCCATGCTCGAAGAAGGGCGTAGCTGCCTGGACATCGCCCAGCAGCTTCAGGCCGTCGAAAGTGCCGTCACCAATGCCAAGAAAATCCTGGTGCATGACCATATCGAGCACTGCCTGGAACATGCGGTGCGCGAGGGCCAGCAAAGCGCGGACGCTACCCTGCGCGAGTTCAAAGAGATCACCAAATACCTGTAG
- a CDS encoding DMT family transporter — MNWKEGLRQTGVPAALGAALLFGAGTPFAKLLLHNVNPWLLAGLLYLGSGVGLTLYRRLMRAAAVHLPRHEAPWFIGAIVSGGVIGPVLLMLGLTGMPASGASLLLNAEGVFTALLAWFAFKENFDHRIALGMVAIVAGALILSWPGEARFAGMWPALAVVGACFAWGIDNNLTRKVSLTDATWIASVKGLAAGSVNLALALMWGASLPPLPNLGGAMLVGFLAYGVSLALFVVALRHLGTARTGAYFSVAPFFGALLALAMGESITLPLLLAGGLMALGIWLHLTERHEHEHTHEALEHEHEHVHDEHHQHDHDYPVAPGTKHRHRHRHDVLTHAHPHFPDSHHRHKH; from the coding sequence ATGAATTGGAAAGAAGGACTACGCCAGACTGGCGTGCCGGCAGCGCTGGGCGCAGCGCTGTTATTCGGCGCAGGCACGCCGTTTGCCAAGCTGCTGCTGCACAACGTGAACCCATGGTTGCTGGCCGGGCTGCTCTATCTGGGCTCTGGCGTTGGCCTGACACTGTACCGTCGCCTGATGCGAGCAGCTGCCGTCCATTTGCCGCGTCATGAAGCCCCATGGTTTATCGGGGCCATCGTATCGGGCGGTGTCATCGGGCCGGTGTTACTCATGCTGGGTCTGACCGGGATGCCTGCTTCCGGGGCATCGCTGCTGCTCAATGCCGAGGGCGTGTTCACCGCGCTGCTGGCCTGGTTCGCCTTCAAGGAAAACTTCGACCACCGCATTGCGTTGGGGATGGTGGCCATTGTGGCCGGGGCTCTGATCCTGAGTTGGCCGGGAGAGGCGCGCTTCGCTGGCATGTGGCCGGCACTGGCGGTTGTTGGCGCGTGCTTCGCCTGGGGGATCGACAACAATCTGACGCGTAAAGTCTCCCTGACGGATGCAACCTGGATCGCCTCGGTAAAAGGGCTGGCGGCCGGCTCGGTCAATCTGGCCCTGGCGTTAATGTGGGGGGCTTCTCTGCCGCCGCTACCGAACCTCGGCGGGGCCATGCTCGTTGGCTTCCTTGCCTATGGTGTGAGCCTGGCGCTGTTCGTGGTCGCGCTGCGCCACCTCGGCACTGCCCGCACCGGGGCCTACTTCTCTGTCGCGCCGTTCTTCGGAGCACTGCTGGCGTTGGCCATGGGGGAGTCGATCACGCTGCCCTTGTTGCTTGCAGGTGGTTTGATGGCGCTCGGCATCTGGCTGCACCTCACCGAACGCCACGAACATGAACACACACACGAAGCGTTGGAACATGAGCACGAGCATGTGCATGATGAGCATCACCAACATGACCATGACTATCCGGTCGCACCAGGCACCAAGCACCGTCATCGGCATCGGCACGATGTGCTGACGCATGCCCACCCGCATTTCCCTGACTCTCATCACAGGCACAAACATTAA
- a CDS encoding ABC transporter substrate-binding protein, with amino-acid sequence MGHILILLLGMLLSIPAWSGTITAVADPYPPFVDATQPKQGISLQIVRAAYATQGYDIEMHFVPWARAINAVKDGEYDILPNAWWTQERTAFLLYSAPYLKSEIKFIKRKGDPFEYRGLESLNGKTVGIVRGYGYGDAFLKATNFTRPEVATVMQNIKKLLLGRIDLTLEDEIVVRSIIKHDAPELQQLIEFTQNPLSIQELHVTSGLKNPRHQAIVDAFNKGLAIIKANGTYDKILIENDLE; translated from the coding sequence ATGGGGCACATACTTATCTTGTTGCTAGGGATGCTGCTCTCTATTCCTGCCTGGTCCGGAACAATCACGGCAGTTGCCGATCCGTACCCGCCTTTCGTAGATGCTACGCAGCCAAAGCAAGGGATTTCCTTGCAAATTGTCCGAGCTGCGTATGCCACTCAAGGCTACGACATCGAGATGCACTTCGTACCCTGGGCCCGCGCGATCAATGCCGTAAAAGATGGCGAATACGATATCTTGCCAAATGCATGGTGGACACAAGAGCGAACAGCGTTCTTGCTGTACAGCGCACCGTATCTCAAATCGGAAATCAAGTTCATCAAGCGTAAAGGTGATCCATTCGAGTACAGGGGTTTGGAAAGCCTGAACGGAAAGACGGTAGGTATCGTTCGGGGATATGGCTATGGCGATGCCTTTCTCAAGGCTACCAACTTCACCCGTCCCGAGGTCGCGACTGTCATGCAAAACATTAAGAAGCTGCTCCTCGGCAGAATTGACCTGACTCTGGAGGACGAGATTGTAGTTCGCTCGATCATTAAGCATGATGCCCCAGAGCTACAACAACTGATCGAATTTACGCAGAATCCCTTGTCCATTCAGGAGTTGCATGTCACTAGCGGCTTGAAGAACCCTCGGCACCAAGCCATCGTTGATGCGTTCAATAAGGGACTAGCTATCATCAAGGCGAATGGTACTTACGATAAAATTCTCATCGAAAACGATTTGGAATGA
- a CDS encoding peroxiredoxin, whose product MALRINDTVPDFTADTDQGSISFHDWIGSGWAILFSHPKDFTPVCTTEFGAVARLADEWASRNTKVIGVSVDDADAHRKWKLDIESYGGSKAGFPIIADHGLAVSKAFDMLPAEAYLPDGRTAADTATVRSVFIIGPDKKLKLSMTYPMSVGRNFAEVLRALDALQLTYNVPLATPANWTVGEDVIVALALNDDQAREKYGSLDIKLPYLRTTPMPRK is encoded by the coding sequence ATGGCTCTGCGCATCAACGATACCGTTCCCGATTTCACCGCCGACACCGACCAGGGCAGCATCAGTTTTCACGACTGGATAGGCAGTGGCTGGGCGATCCTGTTTTCCCACCCCAAGGACTTTACCCCGGTGTGCACCACCGAATTCGGCGCCGTTGCCAGGCTGGCGGATGAATGGGCCAGTCGCAATACCAAGGTGATAGGCGTATCGGTGGACGATGCCGACGCGCACCGCAAATGGAAGCTCGACATCGAAAGCTACGGCGGCAGCAAGGCCGGCTTCCCCATCATTGCCGACCATGGCCTGGCGGTTTCCAAGGCCTTCGACATGCTGCCGGCCGAGGCCTACCTGCCGGATGGCCGCACCGCCGCCGACACCGCCACCGTGCGCTCGGTGTTCATCATCGGCCCGGACAAGAAGCTCAAGCTGTCGATGACCTACCCGATGTCGGTAGGCCGCAACTTTGCCGAAGTGCTGCGCGCGCTGGACGCCCTGCAGCTGACCTACAACGTGCCGCTGGCCACGCCGGCCAACTGGACGGTGGGCGAGGATGTCATCGTGGCACTGGCGCTCAACGATGATCAGGCCCGCGAGAAATACGGCAGCCTCGACATCAAGCTGCCCTACCTGCGCACCACGCCGATGCCGCGCAAGTAA